A DNA window from Anastrepha obliqua isolate idAnaObli1 chromosome 5, idAnaObli1_1.0, whole genome shotgun sequence contains the following coding sequences:
- the LOC129248779 gene encoding uncharacterized protein LOC129248779 — protein MDELIEILIELEGEPFLNVFIESGLTKESLKLLKPSHLDTLIDTSQFGPRVIFEHNLLNWQAQQGIKTQAIHTEACALLANEYRGEESFEAILSKSVGGSQILKYYAQKKCLTPKYRKFLAATVANYFISAEVHPNPKTFEAFANKIVDLFTSESKDIYYIHKKGKKPGGSLYAKYHSVLLKLRRDGLISKRDVEPTTKGTEINSCVTDCIQEKSWLKYNVEPFDEVQLKWEATFAVRRQMLQKDANLNTILEVWPQYKQSFGHLMIELDFKKLYPEKQNLLFDKWESFCQAIPPLLEIYIKDSNSLTTWRQFKEGSINADAKDLVIFYLLHSVLIPTGRTYRTCKQTKKKHFIMYTIADSRNSFLLWAPTSSELQSKLKLMVDANYMDKSTIQPIICPIGLDYCKEYYVYFADIFYKFDNLIKCIDVCFKTFHVLNLEYPPEFVPENVNGCTLSVLDQ, from the exons ATGGAtgaattaatagaaattttaattgagttGGAAGGCGAACCGTTTTTGAACGTGTTTATTG AAAGCGGTCTAACTAAGGAATCATTGAAGCTCCTAAAGCCAAGCCATTTGGATACATTGATCGACACATCGCAGTTTGGACCAAGGGTAATTTTTGAGCATAATCTGCTCAATTGGCAAGCGCAACag GGAATAAAAACACAAGCCATTCACACTGAGGCATGCGCTTTATTGGCAAATGAATATCGTGGCgag GAATCTTTTGAAGCAATACTCAGTAAGTCGGTGGGTGGATCACAAATCCTGAAATACTATGCGCAAAAAAAGTGTCTCACTCCAAAGTATAGGAAATTTCTAGCTGCAAcagttgcaaattattttatttctgctgaAGTACATCCAAACCCTAAAACATTTGAAGCTTTCGCCAATAAAATTGTGGATTTATTTACGAGTGAATCTAAA GATATATATTACATTCATAAGAAAGGAAAAAAGCCAGGTGGATCTCTGTATGCTAAGTACCACAGTGTATTATTGAAACTTAGACGGGATGGTCTTATTTCCAAAAGAGATGTAGaaccaacaacaaaaggaaCGGAGATTAATTCTTGCGTAacag attGCATTCAAGAAAAATCATGGTTAAAGTATAACGTTGAACCATTCGATGAAGTTCAACTAAAATGGGAAGCGACTTTTGCTGTGCGACGACAAATGCTACAAAAAGatgccaatttaaatacaattttagaagTATGGCCTCAGTATAAGCAGAGTTTTGGACATTTAATG ATAGAACTGGATTTTAAGAAGCTGTACCCCGAAaagcaaaatttgttatttgataaATGGGAGAGCTTCTGCCAAGCGATTCCACCTTTGCTAGAAATTTACATTAAAGATTCAAACAGCTTAACTACTTGGAGGCAGTTTAAAGAAGGAAGCATCAATGCTG ATGCAAAAGACTTAGTCATTTTTTATCTTCTACACTCTGTCTTAATTCCAACTGGCCGAACATATAGAACATgcaaacagacaaaaaaaaaacacttcatcATGTACACTATTGCAGATTCAAGAAATAGTTTCTTACTGTGGGCACCGACAAGTAGTGAACTTCagtcaaaattgaaattaatggtAGATGCAAATTATATGGATAAAAGTACGATTCAGCCAATTATATGTCCCATTGGATTGGATTATTGCAAGGAATATTATGTGTATTTCGCCGATATATTTTATAAGTTCGATAACCTaatcaagtgtattgatgtgtgTTTTAAAACATTCCATGTACTTAACCTTGAGTATCCGCCCGAAT ttgtaccagagaatgttaatggttGCACCTTATCTGTCTTAGACCAGTGA